A single Metarhizium brunneum chromosome 5, complete sequence DNA region contains:
- the FUR1 gene encoding Uracil phosphoribosyltransferase, which yields MSDRPVPTQCIGSSHRPTGEKPSATLSEGVNFDNVCILPQTPQLIALLSMIRNKNTERADFIFYSNRIIRLLVEEGLNHLPVIAQTITTPVGRTYDGLMFQGKICGVSIMRAGEAMEQGLRDCCRSVRIGKILIQRDEDTAQPKLFYDKLPEDIADRWVLLLDPMFATGGSAIMAVQVLKARGVPEDHILFLNIIASPEGVNNFATKFPRLKVVTAFIDQGLDEKKYDSRATNKVKLELTFVSYIIPGLGDFGDRFYTI from the exons ATGTCAGATAGACCAGTTCCTACACAATGCATTGGGTCAAGCCACCGGCCAACTGGTGAGAAACCCAGTGCCACGCTCTCAGAGGGAGTTAACTTTGATAATGTTTGCATCCTTCCTCAAACCCCACAGCTAATTGCCCTCCTCTC AATGATACGGAATAAGAACACCGAGCGAGCCGACTTCATTTTCTATTCGAACCGCATTATTCGCCTCTTGGTAGAGGAAGGCCTCAATCATCTTCCTGTTATAGCACAGACTATCACCACACCAGTTGGCCGCACTTATGATGGGCTGATGTTTCAGGGGAAGATATGTGGAGTTTCGATTATGCGAGCAGGTGAAGCGATGGAACAAGGACTGAGAGATTGCTGTCGGTCTGTTAGGATCGGCAAAATTCTTATTCAACGAGATGAAGATACGGCGCAACCGAAACTCTTCTACGACAAGCTACCAGAAGATATTGCTGATCGCTGGGTGCTTTTATTGGACCCCATGTTTGCAACAG GAGGatctgccatcatggcagTACAAGTGTTGAAGGCACGTGGAGTACCGGAGGACCACATTCTTTTCCTCAACATCATCGCTAGCCCGGAAGGCGTTAATAATTTTGCCACTAAGTTCCCTCGACTGAAAGTTGTCACTGCCTTCATTGATCAG GGTTTGGATGAGAAGAAGTATGATTCAAGAGCCACGAACAAAGTGAAACTCGAGCTAACCTTCGTCAGCTATATCATCCCGGGTCTGGGAGACTTTGGTGACAGGTTCTATACAATTTGA
- the ADI1 gene encoding 1,2-dihydroxy-3-keto-5-methylthiopentene dioxygenase: MKAYMYDNQPGDQRLPHDSGRAISTEALGKLGVLYFHFANIADVDRLAADRGYKNRDEITVSPEKMGGMYEDKVKMFFNEHLHEDEEIRYIKGGQGFFDVRSKDDNWVRVRLEKDDLLILPAGIYHRFTTDEANIFGGTGHMGRSLVKYALSRGDLVTSVGRIHESNIDDIANIHHDNCLGALCDVRSRDSVAKVVQDALDRFRRFDVVANCSGHGVIGSCEDQDEHDLRNQFETNFIGTLHIIHTTLPYFRRQNSGRYLIFSSTSGALGVPGLGPYCATKYAVEGLIEAMLYETDSFNVRATLIEPGLVRRDEPDTGDSPLPTWGHFLIKPSSNGYGNATSPALHARRMVQWLGDRQPTSAVKCAELVWQLAHCTYPPLRLLLGSYAIESIRDRMRSVTEELEDWKHLNFATAGQESERDDKE; the protein is encoded by the exons ATGAAAGCATACATGTACGATAATCAACCG GGGGACCAGCGCTTACCCCACGATTCCGGCCGAGCCATCAGCACCGAAGCACTGGGGAAACTAGGCGTGCTATACTTCCACTTCGCCAATATTGCCGATGTAGACAGACTGGCTGCTGATCGCGGATACAAAAATCGGGATGAAATCACAGTCTCGCCTGAAAAAATGGGCGGCATGTACGAAGATAAAGTCAAAATGTTCTTCAATGAACACCTGcacgaggacgaggagatTCGGTATATTAAGGGCGGTCAAGGTTTCTTTGATGTTCGGAGCAAAGATGATAACTGGGTTCGAGTGCGACTCGAGAAAGATGACCTGCTCATTCTTCCTGCTGGTATATATCATCGCTTTACCACAGACGAAGCCAAT ATATTCGGGGGAACTGGCCATATGGGCCGGTCACTCGTAAAATACGCACTGTCTCGTGGGGACTTGGTCACTTCAGTCGGACGAATCCACGAATCTAACATTGATGACATTGCAAACATACATCATGACAATTGCCTTGGAGCCCTTTGCGATGTACGCTCTCGTGATTCAGTTGCCAAGGTTGTTCAGGATGCACTAGATCGGTTCCGACGGTTTGACGTCGTTGCGAACTGCTCCGGCCACGGAGTCATTGGTTCGTGCGAGGATCAGGATGAGCATGACCTCCGTAATCAGTTTGAGACGAATTTCATTGGAACGCTTCACATCATTCACACCACGCTCCCTTACTTCCGGAGACAGAACAGTGGCCGCTATCTCATATTCAGTTCGACTTCTGGAGCACTTGGAGTTCCAGGGTTGGGGCCTTACTGCGCAACCAAGTACGCTGTTGAAGGTTTGATTGAAGCAATGCTATATGAGACTGATTCTTTTAACGTCAGGGCCACGTTAATTGAGCCAGGTTTGGTGAGACGTGATGAGCCGGATACTGGCGATAGTCCCCTGCCAACCTGGGGTCATTTTCTCATCAAGCCCTCAAGTAATGGATACGGAAATGCAACCTCTCCAGCGCTTCACGCGAGGAGAATGGTACAGTGGCTTGGGGACCGCCAACCGACCAGTGCAGTAAAATGTGCCGAGCTTGTGTGGCAGCTAGCACACTGCACATACCCGCCCCTGAGGCTTTTGTTGGGGAGCTACGCAATTGAGAGCATTCGGGACAGAATGCGCTCAGTTACCGAGGAGTTAGAAGACTGGAAACATCTCAATTTTGCTACGGCGGGGCAGGAAAGCGAGAGGGACGATAAAGAATGA
- the RPS1 gene encoding 40S ribosomal protein eS1 codes for MAVGKNKRLSKGKKGLKKKTVDPFSRKDWYSIKAPSSFSVRDVGKTLVNRTTGLKNANDALKGRIVEVSLADLQKDEEHSFRKVRLRVDEVQGKNCLTNFHGLDFTSDKLRSLVRKWQTLIEANVTVKTTDDYLIRLFAIGFTKRRPNQIKKTTYAASSQIRAIRRKMTDIIQREASSCTLTQLTSKLIPEVIGREIEKSTIGIYPLQNVHIRKVKLLKAPKFDLGALMALHGESGTDDQGQKVEREFKERVLAEV; via the exons ATGGCGGTTGGAAA GAACAAGAGACTctccaagggcaagaaaggtctcaagaagaagaccgtCGACCCATTCTCCCGCAAGGACTGGTATTCGATCAAG GCTCCCAGCTCCTTCAGCGTTCGAGA TGTCGGCAAGACCCTCGTGAACCGCACGACTGGCCTTAAGAACGCAAATGATGCTTTGAAAGGCCGCATTGTCGAGGTCTCCTTGGCCGATCTACAGAAGGACGAAGAGCATTCTTTTCGCAAGGTTCGCCTTCGAGTGGATGAGGTTCAGGGGAAAAACTGCCTGACCAACTTCCACGGGTTGGATTTCACGTCCGACAAGCTCCGATCTCTTGTTCGCAAGTGGCAGACTCTTATTGAGGCCAATGTCACCGTCAAGACAACCGACGACTATCTCATCCGCCTTTTTGCAATCGGATTCACTAAGCGACGCCCTAACCAGATCAAGAAGACTACCTACGCCGCATCTTCGCAAATTCGTGCCATCCGACGCAAGATGACTGATATCATTCAGCGCGAAGCTTCCAGCTGCACTCTTACTCAGTTGACATCAAAGCTGATTCCCGAGGTTATTGGTCGCGAGATTGAGAAGTCCACCATTGGCATCTATCCCCTGCAAAAC GTGCATATTCGCAAGGTGAAGCTTCTGAAGGCCCCCAAGTTTGACCTGGGTGCGTTGATGGCTCTCCACGGAGAGTCGGGGACGGATGATCAGGGCCAGAAGGTTGAGCGAGAGTTCAAGGAACGAGTTTTGGCTGAGGTTTAA
- the hH3v gene encoding Histone H3-like centromeric protein hH3v, giving the protein MAMKVRKARPTPKWNPRPGDIQAGDPVPIRQKRRYRPGTTALREIRQYQGTTKLLLLKLPFMRLVQEIGMNCRPRGREFRWQSQAIQALQEAAEAFMVHLFEDAQLCAIHAKRVTIMQKDIQLARRIRGIWAGLG; this is encoded by the exons ATGGCTATGAAGGTGAGAAAGGCCAGGCCAACTCCAAAATGGAATCCTCGACCTGGGGATATTCAAG CTGGTGACCCTGTTCCTATACGACAAAAAAGACGATATCGCCCAGGTACAACAGCTCTACGTGAGATCAGGCAATACCAGGGTACCACAAAGCTTCTGCTATTAAAGCTGCCATTTATGCGCTTG GTACAGGAAATCGGCATGAACTGTCGACCAAGAGGCAGAGAATTCCGTTGGCAGAGTCAGGCTATTCAAGCGCTACAGGAAGCTGCTGAAGCCTTCATGGTTCACTTATTCGAAGACGCCCAGTTATGTGCCATTCATGCGAAAAGGGTAACGATTATGCAAAAGGACATTCAACTTGCTAGACGAATTCGTGGTATATGGGCAGGTTTGGGCTAG
- the TCEA1 gene encoding Transcription elongation factor 1 codes for MGKRKKSSRKPMGPKKVSPHSDPLPSTFTCLFCNHEKSVSVKLDRKAGVGQLDCRICGQKFQCAVNYLSAAVDVYGEWVDAADAVAKADTAAGNYGSTTARAFNATKRSQSGRAAQGEDEDDAHYEGDGVVADDEEY; via the exons ATGGGAAAGCGCAAGAAGTCGTCCAGAAAGCCAATGGGCCCCAAAAAGGTTTCCCCTCAT TCTGACCCTTTACCATCAACATTCACTTGTCTTTTCTGCAATCATGAGAAATCCGTCAGCGTCAAACTGGACAGAAAAGCGGGTGTTGGCCAATTAGACTGTCGTATTTGTGGCCAGAAATTTCAATGTGCCGTTAACT ATCTCTCTGCCGCTGTCGACGTGTATGGTGAATGGGTAGATGCCGCCG ATGCAGTTGCGAAAGCAGACACGGCAGCGGGAAACTACGGAAGCACGACGGCAAGGGCATTCAACGCAACTAAACGCAGCCAAAGTGGCAGAGCTGCCCagggcgaggacgaagacgatgcaCATTATGAAGGCGATGGAGTCGTTgcggatgatgaagaatACTGA
- the urg1 gene encoding Uracil-regulated protein 1, whose translation MNPATPDPAVLDALRQIQHTQTQLLTAVESLTERVGAEESDPDGSSHAKIRSEVRGGGESTGPNAAASALPISSPRSPFTSRIILTTYPKQIGIDPLRMDWGNPDPTKRGPVVVSRSPSTIRRRNGLGGSYSIYYALAVASKELDRDHRPDFTNTEPATRIGPFPQWGDPRKIVAMDPWGHLTPWTFKNIMEEEHVDLRPTIAITKAHMKLPELEESVKAGRLVPDGKVCLNKLGELAVTKFAVEPVWYLPGVAERFGIDEATLRRSLFEHTGGSYPELITRGDIKVFLPPIGGLTVYCFGDPEKMSDQNVRLSLRIHDECNGSDVFGSDICTCRPYLIFGIEEAVKEAQNGGSGVVIYFRKEGRALGEVTKSHQYLVYNARKRGEDRASDYFMRTENIAGVKDMRFQALMPDILHWLGIQKIDRMLSMSNMKHDAIVSQGIPILERVELPEELIPADSRVEIDAKITAGYFTAGKRLTAEELQSVQGRMWEDIDH comes from the exons ATGAATCCGGCAACTCCAGACCCTGCGGTGCTAGATGCGCTTCGTCAAATCCAGCACACACAAACACAGTTACTAACGGCTGTTGAATCTCTCACCGAGAGGGTAGGTGCCGAGGAATCTGATCCAGATGGCTCATCTCATGCAAAAATACGCTCGGAAGTGCGAGGTGGAGGGGAATCAACAGGTCCTAATGCCGCTGCATCCGCCCTTCCCATCTCGAGTCCTCGATCCCCATTCACATCGCGTATCATTCTCAC GACGTACCCAAAGCAGATTGGGATAGACCCTTTACGAATGGATTGGGGCAACCCAGATCCGACCAAGCGAGGACCAGTTGTAGTTTCGAGATCTCCATCGACCATCCGGCGACGCAATGGTCT TGGAGGGTCCTATTCCATATATTATGCACTAGCTGTGGCCAGCAAAGAGCTTGATAGAGACCACAG GCCCGACTTCACCAATACTGAACCTGCAACTCGTATCGGCCCCTTCCCGCAATGGGGAGATCCCCGTAAGATTGTGGCCATGGATCCTTGGGGACACCTTACGCCATGGACATTTAAGAATAtcatggaggaggagcacG TTGATCTACGGCCAACAATTGCTATTACAAAAGCGCACATGAAA CTGCCTGAATTAGAGGAGAGTGTAAAAGCCGGAAGACT CGTGCCCGATGGCAAGGTTTGCCTAAACAAGTTAGGCGAGCTTGCTGTGACAAAGTTTGCTGTTGAACCT GTTTGGTACCTTCCAGGTGTTGCAGAAAGGTTTGGAATTG ATGAGGCTACCCTTCGTCGGTCACTTTTCGAACATACGGGCGGTAGCTATCCTGAG CTGATTACTCGCGGTGACATCAAAGTTTTTCTTCCACCCATTG GCGGGCTGACCGTTTATTGCTTCGGGGATCCAGAGAAGATGTCGGACCAAAATGTTCGATTGTCTCTTCGCATTCATGATGAG TGCAATGGGAGCGACGTATTTGGATCTGATATCTGTACATGCCGTCCGTATCTTATTTTCGGTATCGAGGAAGCTGTCAAAGAGGCACAGAATGGTGGGAGTGGGGTGGTAATTTACTTCAGAAAGGAGGGCAGAGCATTGGGCGAAGTAACCAAG TCACATCAGTATC TGGTCTACAACGCTCGGAAACGAGGCGAGGATCGAGCTTCAGATTATTTTATGAGGACGGAGAACATTGCCGGTGTCAAAGACATGCGCTTCCAGGCTCTTATGCCCGACATTTTGCACTGGCTAGGCATTCAGAAGATCGACAGAATGCTGAGCATGAGCAA CATGAAACATGATGCTATCGTTAGCCAGGG AATTCCAATCTTGGAAAGAGTCGAGCTGCCAGAAGAGTTGATTCCCGCCGATTCCAGAGTTGAAATTGACGCAAAAATAACTGCTG GCTATTTTACTGCTGGTAAACGCCTCACTGCTGAGGAGCTTCAATCAGTTCAGGGGAGGATGTGGGAAGA TATCGATCACTGA